The Gaiellales bacterium genomic sequence GGCGACGTTGCCGGGCACTGCGCCGGAGATGTCCAGTGTGCGGCCGAGCTCGGAGAGCGTGCGGCGGATATCGGCGAGCGACGGTGGCGATCCGTGATTGCGGCTCGCTGTATCGCCGCCGTGATGCGGCACGGCCACCCGGTAGGCGGCGTGACGGTTCGGCGCGTAGAGCGTGACCGCCCGGCCGTCGAACCCGGCCTCGATCCTGCCGAGCTGCGAGCGCACCACGAGCCGCACCCGGTCGCCGCTCGCCCAGATGGTGCCGTGAGCGCCGCCGAGGAGGGCGCCGTCGAGAAGGGACGAGGCTCCAGGGATGAGGTGCTGGGAGATCGTGAACTGCGCACGCACGCCGCTCACATCCTTGGCCGTGAGCGCGTTGTGGATGGCGACCGCGAGCGGCCGCTTCGGCGGGCGTTCGCTGCTGCGGGTGAGCGCGTACGCGGTCACCGTGAGGGCGGCCGCCATCACCGCGGCGAGCGCGAGCCACCCGCCCAGCCGTGCCGTCGATCGTCGTGCCATACCCATGATGCCTACCGCCTCCCCGTGTGGACCCGCTCAGGGTAGCTTCGGATTCTGAGGGTTTTCTGAGCGGGGCGCGCCGGTGGCCGCCGGATCGACGCCGCGCGTGACCGGCCGGGCTGTTTTTCGCTCGCCGTACGGGGGAACAGCCACCGGCGAACGGCGGGACGATCACCGAACCAGGGAGGCGGCATGGCGACGAAGTCCGATTTCAGCGAGCAGGAGTGGGAAGAGCTGCACAGAGGTGTGACGGGAGCGGGGCTCCTGGTATCGGTCAGCGATCGCAGCTTCTTCGACGGGTTCAAGGAGGCCGGCGCGATGGCGCGTCACCTGGCCGAGGCGCGCTCGCACGGCGACAACCTGCTGGTGCGTGACCTCGCGTCCGAGCGCGGCACCGGCTTCGGCCTCGCCGACCGGCCGGACAAGGTCGAGCAGGAGACGCTCGCCGCGCTTCGCACGGCCGTGACGACGCTGCAGGAGAAGGCGCCGTCCGATCTTCCGGCGTACCGGACGTTCGTGCTCGACGTGGCCCGGTCGGTCGCGGCGGCGGCATCGGGCGGCGACGAGGCCGAGCGCGGGACGGTGGCCAAGCTGGAGGCCGCCCTCTCCACGGAGCCGTCGGCGACGTAAGACCGTCCGGCCGAAGGGCCTTTCGAGCCACCGATCCTCCACCGCAGCGCCGGCTGCGTGCATCCGAACGGTCGTGCTACCTCCACGCGCGCCGGGGGATGGCACCAGTGCCGGCGGCACCGTCATGGATGATTGTTGCACCATGACTGTCAGTGCCGCCATATCGGTGCGGGGCCTCGAGATGGCCTACGGCGCCGTTCGGGCTGTCCAGGGGATCGACCTGGAGGTGCAGCGCGGCGAGATCTTCGCGTTCCTCGGCCCAAACGGAGCGGGGAAGACGACCACCCTCGAGATCCTCGAGGGCTACCGACGCCCCACGGCCGGCAGCGTCGCCGTGCTGGGTCAGGACCCGTGGAACGCGGACGGAGGGTGGCGTGCGCGGATCGGGGTCGTGCTTCAGGAGTCGGAGCCCGATCCCGGCCTGACGGTGTCGGAGGCCGTTGCGCTGTACGCCGGATACCACGCCCGGCCGCTCGGCGTATCGGAAACGCTGCAGCTCGTGGGGCTCGAGGGCGAGCGGGACATGCTCGCAACCACGCTGTCGGGCGGCCAGCGTCGCAGGCTGGACGTCGGGCTGGCGCTGGTCGGCCGGCCGGAGGTGGTGTTCCTCGACGAGCCGACGACCGGCTTCGACCCGGCTGCACGGCGGGCAGCCTGGGCGATGATCGAGGGGCTGCGAGCGACCGGAACGACGGTCTTCCTGACGACGCATGCGATGGACGAGGCGGCCCATCTCGCCGACCGGATCGCGGTGCTCGCCGGCGGCCGCGTGATCGCAGAGGGAACCCCGGCCACGATCGGGGGTCGCGATACGGCTGCCAGCATCGTGTCCTTCGTCGCCGACCTGCCGGCGCTGCCGGAACGATTTCGCGATCGAGCCCAGCTCGTCGGCGGAAAGGTGCAGTTCGAAAGCACCAGCCCGCTTGCAGACCTCGCGGAGCTTGCCGCCAACGGCGTCGCCGTCTCCGATCTCGAGGTGCGGCCGCCGTCGCTCGAGGACGTCTACCTCTCGCTCACCCGCGGCCCGGTCGGCGTCTCGTGACCCGGCGTCCCTACACCCTGCTGGTGCACCAGACCGAGTACGACCTGCGCGCCTTCCGCCGCAATCGGCAGGCATGCCTCGGCACGATCCTGCTGCCGTTGCTGCTGCTCGTGGTGATCGTCAGTGCCAATGGCGGGGACACCGTCCCGTACCATCATGCGCGAGTATCCCTGGCGGAGTACATCACTCCCGGGCTGGCAGCGTTCGGCGTCGTTGCCGCGTCCTTCCTGAGCCTGATCGTCGAGGTGGTGACGCAGCGCGAGACCGGCGTCCTCAAGCGCCGGCGGGCGACGCCGGTGCCGGCGTGGGTCCTGATCGGCGGCCGCACCCTGACGGCCGCGGTCGCTTCACTCGCCGTGATGTTCCTGCTACTTGTCGTGGCAGGCAACAGCTACAACGCGACCATCCCCAGCGCCGGCCTCCCGGCGGCGGTGCTCGCCGTGGCGATCGGTGCGGCCAGCTTCGCGAGCATCGGGTTCGCGGTATCGACGGCCGTCCGCAACGCCGCCGCCGCGCAGCCGGTCGCGTCCCTGATCCTGCTGCCGCTGCTGCTGATCTCGAGCGTGCTGGTTCCGACGACGCAGCTGCCCGACTCGCTGGCGACCATTGCTTCCCTGTTCCCGCTCGAACATCTTGCCGACGCCCTCCGGTACGCGCTCGATCCGTCGGTGGGCGGCTCGCACGTCGCCGCCGAAGACCTCGCCGTCGTGTCGGCGTGGGGTGTGGCGGGGTTCGTGGTGGCGTACCGCCGCTTCGCCTGGCTGCCCGCGGTCTCTGGCTGACCGCATTCCGAAGCCGCTGCCGGAACCCCCTTCTCCGCCACGACGGCGATCTTCCGCACGCGTCCCGTCTCGAGCCATGCGCTCCACAGGTGGTGCGCGCGGAGCAGATCGTCGAGCGCGCGGCGGCCGACGCGCGACGCGATCGCCGGCGCGTCATCGGCGAACGCGTCGTGGAGCGCCTCCGCCACGGCGCGATGCTGGTCGGTGTGATCGTCCTCCCAGCACACGGTCAGGCCGGCGTCGCCGAGCAGTTCCCGTACCTCCTCCAGCGGCGTCAGCCACACCGTGTCGGCGTCTGGCATCGCGTTGCGCTCCCCGTCGCCGAGCGGCGCGCCGGCCTCGAGCGTGAAGGCGAACCGTCCGCCCACTGCCAGCGTGCGTCCGATCTCCCTGACCAGCGTCCGCTTGTCCGGGAAGGCGAGCATCGTCTCGAGCAGCAGAACGACGTCGAACGGGCCCGGCGGAAGCGGCGGCACCCGTGCCACCTCGAAGCGGCAGTCCAGCCCGTGTGCGCGGGCGCGCGCGATGTCGATCGCGCTCGCGCTGGAGTCGACTCCCAGGTAGCTGCAGCCGAGCGCGCGCGTGATGAAGCGTCCGGGTCCCGCCACGCCGCAGCAGACGTCCAGCACCGAGACGCCCGGCGCGACGCCGGCCCGCTCCGCGAGATCGCGGATCTCGCCGGCGCGCATGAAGCCCTCCTGCTCCACGTACTCGCCCGCCGGGTACGCGCGCTCGCGGGCGCGCCGCAGCGCCTCCACGAAGCCGTGGCGCTCGTCCTGCTTCACGGTTGAACGACACCCATGCGATCGGCCATCGTGTACCCCGTCCAGCTGTGGATCGTCGACGTGAACCGGACGAGGGGCTGCAGAGTAGTGCCGTGAGGATGGATGAGTGGGGACGCATGCTGCGGGCGGCTCACCGCGCTCCGCTGGTCGCGCTCGCCGCGCAGCCGGTGCTGCTCGCCGCCCTGACCGCGACGGCCGGCCTCGGCCCCGCCGGTTGGGGCGTCGGCCTCGCATGCGGGGTGGGCGGCGGCGTGCTGTTCGCCCGCGCGCTGCGTCGCCACGGCACGGTGCGGCTCGGCCCGGCGGGGTGGCTCACCCTCGCCCGCGCCACGCTCGCCGCCGGCGTGGCGGCGCTTGCGGCCGAGACGCTCGCCGGAGCGGGCTCGACGACCGCGCTGGTGGCTCTGGCAGCCGTCGCGCTGGCGCTCGACTACGTCGACGGGCGCGTCGCGCGGCGCACGGGGACGGTGTCGGAGCTGGGCGGCCGGCTGGACGGCGAGGTCGACGCCTTCCTGATTGCCGCGCTGGCGGTCGACGTCGCGCCGAAGGTGGGAGCGTGGGTGCTCGCGATCGGGGCGGCGCGGTATGCGTTCCTCGCCGCAGGGTGGACGGTCGAATGGATGCGAGCGCCGCTGCCGCGGCGAGACTGGCGAAAGCGCGTCACCGCCGCGCAGGGCCTCACCCTGACGGCGGCCGCGGCCAGCGTCGTGCCGGTGGCCGCGATTCGCGTCGCCCTTGCCGCCGCGCTGCTGCTCCTGGCCGAGTCGTTCGGCCGCGACGTCTGGTGGCTCTGGCGCCACCGCGATGCGCCGGGCCCCGCCGCTGCTCCCGCCGACCGTCCGTCGACGCCCGCCGTGCTCGCTGGCGGCTCGGGCGGCGGACGCACGCGGGCGCGCATCCAGACCGCCCTCACCGTCCTGGCATTCCTGGCCGTGTGGCTCGTCCTCGTCGCGCCGAACCAGCCGAGCAGGCTGTCGCCCGAGGCGTTCATCCGCCTTCCCATCGAGGGCGTCGTCGTCGTGGCCCTGGCCGTGGCCCTTCCGGTCAGGGCACGGCGCGCGCTGGCCGCCGTCGTGGGGCCGCTGCTCGGCCTGCTCGTATTCGTGAAGCTGCTCGACATCGGCTTCTTCATGGCGTTCGACCGGCCGTTCAATCCGACCGACGACTGGCGGTACACGCGCATCGGCATCGAGACGCTGCACGAGTCGGTCGGCCGCACGACGGGCAACGTGGCGCTGGCCGGCGTCGTGGCGCTGCTCGCGCTGGGCCTTGCGCTGCCGACGCTCGCCGTGTTCCGCGTGACCGGCGCCGCTGCGGGCCACCGCCGGACGTCGCTGCGCGCGGTCGGGGTGCTGGCCCTCGCATGGGTGGTCTGCTGGACGTCGGGACTGCACCTGCTTGCCGGCGAGCCGATCGCGTCCACCAGTGCCGCCGAGCTGGCCGTCCGCGAGGTGCGCGCAGTCAAGCTGGGCCTGGAGGATCGGGCTCGCTTTGCGGCGCAGATCCGCCGCGACCGGTATCGCGGCGCTCCGGGTGCCCGGCTGCTGACCGCGCTGCGCGGCAAGGACGTCCTGCTCGTCTTCGTCGAGAGCTACGGCAAGGTCGCGGTGGAGGGATCGTCCTTCTCCCCCGGGGTGGACGCCGTGCTCGACGCGGGAACGAGTCAGCTGCGGGCCGCCGGCTTCTCGTCCAGGAGCGGCTGGCTGACGTCGCCCACGTTCGGCGGGATCAGCTGGCTGGCCCACTCCACCATGGAGGCCGGGGTCTGGGTCAACACGCAGGGGCGCTACGACCAGCTCGTCGCCAGCCGTCGGGTGACCCTGAGCGACGCCTTCGGGCGAGCCGGTTGGCGCACCGTCGGCGACGTGCCGTCCGACAACCGCCACTGGCCCGAGGGCACGGGCTTCTACCACTACGACAGGGTCTACGATCGCCGCGACGTCGGCTACCGGGGCCCGACCTATGCATACGCCTCGATGCCGGATCAGTACGTGTACCTCGCCCTGCAGCGCCTCGAGCTCGCCCGCCGCGATCGCCCGCCCGTGTTCGCCGAGGTCGACCTGGTATCCAGCCACGAGCCGTGGACGCAGATCCCGCCGCTGATCCCCTGGAGTGAGGTGGGCGACGGCTCGGTCTTCTACCGGCTCCCGGTCGACATGACGGGGAACGGCGACACCAAGGCGGCGTACGGCAGGTCGATCCAGTACACGCTGAGCACGCTCTTCTCCTTCGTCCGGCACTACGGCCGCCGGAACCTCGTGATGGTCGTGCTCGGAGACCACCAGCCGGCGGCCATCGTCAGCGGCGAGGGCGCGAGCCACCAGGTGCCGATCTCGGTGATCGCGCACGATCCGTCCGTCATAGCGCGCATCTCCGGCTGGGGGTGGGTGGACGGCATGCGACCCGATTCGAAGGCGCCGGTGTGGCCGATGAGCGCGTTTCGCGACCGCTTCCTGACGGCGTTCGGGCCGCGCCCCGGGTCGCCGTAGCCGGCGGCTCAGGCGGGCTGGTAGCGGTCCGAGAGGGCATAGCGCAGCAGCACGACGTCGCCGATCTGCCGCACGTCGGCGAGCGTTGCCCGCCGGCCCGGGTTCCAGGGGAAGCAACCGTCCTGCACGAACCTGGGTGCGTCGGAGTCGCCGACGAACACCGGCGCCACGACCAGCTGCAGCTCGTCGGCCAAGTCCTCGGCGAGGAACTGCGTGTGCACCTCACCGCCGCCCTCGACCATCAGCCGCGCCACGCCGCGCGCCGCGAGGTCGTCGCTGACGGCCGTCATCGCGACCGGATGTCCGCCGTCGACCACGGTGGCGACCGATCCGAGTCGCGTGCGCGCCTCGGCCACCCGTGGGCTCGGGCAGTAGACGAGCTTCTCCGCGTCGCCCGTCGTGAAGAAGCTCGCGGCGGCGTCCAGTGCCACGCGCCGGGTCACCGTCACCTTCGTCGGTGACGGCGGCTGTCCGCCCACCGTCCGCGCATGGCGGCGCGCCTGCGAGCGGACGAGCAGCCGCGGGTCGTCGATCCGTACTGTGGCGGCGCCCACGAGGATGGCATCGCAGCTGGCGCGGACGGCGTCGACGCGGTCGAAATCAGCGTCGTTGGACAGGAGCAGCCGCGACGCCGGGCCGCCGATGTAGCCGTCGATCGACATGCTGCAGCTGAGCACGGTGTACGGGCGGTCAGACACGCCTCGCCCCGTGCTGGTGAGTCGCCACCGCGACCCGGCATTCGGCGGCGGGCATCGGCCGGCGGCGTGAGGAACCACGGCGGAGCCATGCGCCGGCGAGGAGCAGGCCGCCCGGAAGGCTCGCAACCAGCACCATGACACCGTATGCGACGGCGGTGGAGACGCCCAGCCCCGCCCCCAGGCCCGCCGACCCGAAGACCCAGGCCGCCGCTCCTTCCCGCGGGCCCCAGCCGCCGAGGCTGGGCACGACCATCGCCAGCATGGCGAGCAGGGCCAGCGGCAGCACGCGCGAGGCCGGCGCGCTGGCGCCCGCCGTTCGCGCCGCGATCGCGAACGTCGTCGCGTGTCCGAGGACGACGGCCGACGAGGCGATCGCCATCGGCGCCAGCGACCTGCGGGCCAGCACCCCGGCCCGCAGGTCGCCCGCGATGACGCGACGGACGTGCCCAGGCCGCCTCCGGCGCACGAGCAGGATGCCGAGGGCCGCGACGGCGACGCCGGCCACCACCACCGGCATGGACGAGCGCGCAGGAGACGGCAGTGCGAGCAGGACCAGCACGGTGAGCGCGAGCTGGACGGCCTGGCCGATCCCGCGCTCCCATGCGACGGCCCTCAGCGCCCGGCCCATGTTCTTCGCCTCGCGGCCGTGCGTGACGCCGCGGTGAATGTCGCCCACCACTCCACCGGGCAGCGTCAAGTTGAGGAACAGCGACCGGTAGTACGCTGCGACCGCGGCGGGGAGCGAGATGTGGATGTCGAGCGCGCGGGCGACGACCGTCCACCGCCAGGCGCAGCAGACCGTGGTGACGGCCCCGATCAGCGTCGCGGCGGCCAACGCGCCGGCGTCCACGGCCCGAAGGCCGTCGAGGAAGGGTCCGCCGCCGAGGCGCCAGACCACGATGACGAGCACCGCGGCGGCGCTCGCCGGCCGCGCCCACCTCCACATCATCGTGCGGATGGGGTTTTCGACATGCTCCAGATTGCCTCGCTCCGTGTCGGGTCGGCCGGCGAGCGCCGAGGGGCCACGTCTGGCAGTACGGGGCGCACGGCCGCTCGGTTCTGCACGCACGGCGGGTGTCACGGAAGCACGAGCAGGTCGGCATGACCCACGGTCGCTGCGAGCTGTCCGGTCCGCACCTGGTGGAGGCGGTCACGGACATACCCCTCGATCTCTGCCGCCAGCTCGGGCTCGTGCTCGCAGGCGGCATCTGCCCAGCCCGTGAACCACGCCTCCGTCAGGGACGCATCGGCCCCGCCCAGCCGCCACGGGCTGGGGCGGACGAGCACGTCGGCGCCACCCCGGCGAAACCGCGCGGCGGCGGTTGCCGGCGCATCGGGGCCGAGCAGGCGGCCGCCCGGCGTCACGCGGCGCTGATGGGCGTCGAACGCGCACGCGACCCGGGCGTCGAGCGGGTGGCCGGGCGTCAACCCGACGTCCCCGGTGACAGACAGCGTGAGCAGCACCGGGCATCCCGCCGCGGCGCACAGGTCGACGACGGCCGCCAGCTCCGCCGCGGTCAGCAGGTCGAGCACTGCCGATGCGGTGATCAGCGTGGCGCGGGCAACGTCGTTTGGCTCCAGCCGGGTGATGTCCGACCGCCGCGGCTCGACGTCGACGCGACCCCCGTCCGCGGACACCTGCGGCACCGCCCCGGCCGCCACGCCCAGGAGATGCTCGTCACGGTCGTGGATCACCCACCGCTGCGGCCCCGGCAGGTGCGGCGCAAGCCACCGCGTCATGGCGCCCGTCCCGCAGGCGAGGTCGTGGACGATCCACGGGCCCGTGTCTGCGGCGTGTCGCAGAAGCGCGCTGACGAGATCCGTGGACCGTGCGGCCGCGTCGGCGCCCTCGCGAAGCCTCAGCCATTCGGGCGCCACACGGATCGCCTCGACGGTCACCGCGCCGCTCCTTCGAGCGCACCGGCGATCAGAGACGTGGTGGTCGACCATCCCGGGAGGGTGGAGCGCCGTCGTGCGGCGGCCCGCCGCAGCCCGCGGCGCAGGTCGTCATCCGTGAGCCACGCCCGCAGCTGCGCGGCCAGCGCGCGCGCGTCGTCCGGTGGCACGAGCAGCCCGGGCCGCGTCCCGTCCGCCGCCCGGCCGAGCGCCTCTGGTATGCCGCCGACGTCGGTGGCCACCACCGGCAGGCCCCGGGCGAGCGCCTCGGTGACGACCATGCCGTACGTCTCGCCGCGGGACGCGAGCACGAGCACGTCTGCGGCCGCGTACATCCGGTGGAGCTCGGCCCGCGGCACCGCTCCCTCGAAGCGGATGCGGCCGGCGAGTCCGGCGGCGGACATGCGGCGGCGGAGCGATTCCGCGAACCCGGGATCGCGGTCGACGGTGCCGGCGCACACGCACTCCCACCCGATCTCTGCGATGCCGGCGAGCGCGTCGACCAGCACGTCGTGGCCCTTGCCGGGGATCACGGCCGCGACGCAGAGCAGCGCACCGCCGGTCGCCGTCCCGGGTGCGATCTCTGCGGCATCGACTCCGGGCTCCGCGACGTGCACCCGCTCGGCGGGCAGGCCGTGGAGGTCGAGCAGCACGCTTCGCGCCCAGTGGCTCGTCGTCACGATGCGGGCGGCGGCGGACAGCACGGCGCCCTCCCCGCCCGCCGTGTCGGCATCCGCCGCTCCCTGGCCAAGCGGCATGTGGACGAGCACGACCAGGCGCAAGCGCCTCGACTCCGGCAGCACGACGTGCGGCGCCGGCGAGGCGACCAGCCCGTCCACCAGGACGATGTCCGCGTCGGGGATCGCGCCGAGCACCGCGGCGAGCGCCGCCAGCGAAACCGTGTCCGTCCGTGGCCATGAGCCGGGCACCGCATGGACGTGCACCGGCCGGCCCAGGGACTCCAGCCCGCGGATCACGCGGCTGTCGTAGAGGTTGCCGCCACTCGGCCGGGCCGGATCGTCGATGCCGTCCGGGACGACGGCGTGGAGTGGCGTCACAGCGCTCGCTCGTAGCCGGCCCAGGCGACGTGCGACTCGTGCAGCGTTACGACCAGCGCGTCGAGGGTCTGTGCGGTCTCCCCGAGATCCCCGGCTCGAATGCGTTCGGCGAGCCGGTCGGCGATCACCCGCGCGAGTTGTTCGGTCGTCGTATTGAGGGCCGCCAACTCCGGTTCGTCGTCGAGGTTCCGGTAGTCCAGATCGGCGAGCACCGCGCGTAGCGCGTCGGACGCGCGGCCGATGTCGACCACCACCCCGTCGGCGTCGAGCTCTGCCCGGCGGAACGTCGCGTCGATCACGTACGTGGCGCCGTGGAGGCGCTGGGCCGGCCCGAACGCCGCCCCGCGGAGGCTGTGGGCGATCATCATGTGATCGCGCACGGTGACGCTGAACATCCCGGCTACCCCTCTCCGTAGACGATCGAGTGGCAGAGCCCGGGCAGGTCGTCCGATGCCAGACGCGCCATCACGTCGGGCAGGTCGTCGAACCGCGACTCTCCGGTGAGGACCGAGTCGAAGGCCGGATCCCGCAACAGGTCGAGCGCGAGGGCGAGCCGCGCTGCAGCGCTGCGACGCGGCCGGCGCGACGGGGCGACCATCCCCACCTGGCTCGATCGTATGGCCAGGCGCCTGGAGTGGAACGCCCCGCCCAGCGACAGCTGGACCTCCGCGTTGCCGTACCAGCTGAGGTCGATCACGGCACCCTCCGTCCCGAGCATCTCGATCGACCGCTGGAGCCCGGCGCCGGTGGCGCTCGTGTGCACGACCAGGTCCAGGTCCCCCGGCGCGTCGCCTGGGAGGGCGAAGGCCGCGCCGAGCGCCCCGGCCACCTCCGCCCGCTGCTCGTCGACATCGACCACGGTCACCTCCACCGCGGGGAGCCGGCTGAGCAGTCGCGCGACGCAGCAGCCCACCATCCCCCCGCCGACGACCGCGACGCGGTCCCCCACCAGCGGGCCCGCGTCCCACAACGCGTTGACTGCGGTCTCCACCGTCCCGGCCAGCACGGCGCGGGCCGGGGGCACCTCATCCGGTACGACGACGACCGCGTCCGCGGGCACGACGTAGGCGGTCTGGTGGGGGTGCAGGCAGAACACGGTGCGGCCGCGCAGCGCCGCGGAGCCCTGCTCGACCTGGCCAACGCTCAGGTAGCCGTACTTGACAGGGCCGGGGAACTCGCCGTCCTGGAACGGCGCCCGCATCGCGGCGTGCTGATCCGGCGGCACACCTCCGCGGAACACGAGCGCCTCTGTGCCGCGGCTGACCGCCGAGCGCAGGGCTCGCACGAGGACGTCGTCAGGCCCGGGCGCGGCCAGCGTGGCTGACCGGATCTCGCCTTGGCCGGGCGCGCGCACCCAGAACGCGCGTGCGACCCGTTCGTTGCTTCCCCCAGCGGTGGAGGCACGGTTCGCGTCCTGCATCGGCGGTGAGTCGACCACCGGCTGAGGATAGGGCACCTTCGTGGGTCGAAGCCGTCACCCGGCGCACGGCGGCCCTACGGCCGTCAGGTCGGCATTTCGGCGTACTGCGGCGCGTCGTCGCCGATCTCGTGCCACGCGGCCTTGTATGCCACCTGCTGGTGGAAGCTCGGGCGCATGTCGAGGTCAGGCATCAGCCCCGCGGCCACGAAGTACACCGCTCCGAGATCGTCGTACAGGCTCGAGCCGCAGTCGCTGCAGAAGTTGCGAGGCGCGAGGTGGCTCTCGTAGGTCTTCACAAGGTCCTGGCCCTTGGTGAACTGGAAGTTCTCCTTCGCGACCACGACGCCGGCCAGGCTCGATCCCGTCCAGTGCTGACAGCGCGTGCAGTGGCAGTACCCCAGCGACTGCGGGTCGCGGACCTCGTACTCGACACCGCCGCAGAGGCACGTTCCCGTGAGCGTCTCAGACATCGCGACCCCTCCTACGTTCGTCAACCGATCCGCGCCCACCGTACCAAGACGGGGGCATTGCTGCCTGGCGCGCGCTGCACCGCCGAGCGGCCCGGTCAGCGTCCGGGCGTCACCGCGTTCGCGCGTCGCCGATCTGTTGCAGCGCCCAGCTGTTTCCGTCCGGATCGGCGAAGTGCGCATAGCGCACCCCTCCCATGTCCCTGATCTCGCCGACATCGACCCCGCGCTTCACGAGCGCGGAGCGGGCATCGGAGATGTCGTCGACCACCAGGT encodes the following:
- a CDS encoding ABC transporter ATP-binding protein; this translates as MTVSAAISVRGLEMAYGAVRAVQGIDLEVQRGEIFAFLGPNGAGKTTTLEILEGYRRPTAGSVAVLGQDPWNADGGWRARIGVVLQESEPDPGLTVSEAVALYAGYHARPLGVSETLQLVGLEGERDMLATTLSGGQRRRLDVGLALVGRPEVVFLDEPTTGFDPAARRAAWAMIEGLRATGTTVFLTTHAMDEAAHLADRIAVLAGGRVIAEGTPATIGGRDTAASIVSFVADLPALPERFRDRAQLVGGKVQFESTSPLADLAELAANGVAVSDLEVRPPSLEDVYLSLTRGPVGVS
- a CDS encoding class I SAM-dependent methyltransferase, which produces MKQDERHGFVEALRRARERAYPAGEYVEQEGFMRAGEIRDLAERAGVAPGVSVLDVCCGVAGPGRFITRALGCSYLGVDSSASAIDIARARAHGLDCRFEVARVPPLPPGPFDVVLLLETMLAFPDKRTLVREIGRTLAVGGRFAFTLEAGAPLGDGERNAMPDADTVWLTPLEEVRELLGDAGLTVCWEDDHTDQHRAVAEALHDAFADDAPAIASRVGRRALDDLLRAHHLWSAWLETGRVRKIAVVAEKGVPAAASECGQPETAGSQAKRRYATTNPATPHADTTARSSAATCEPPTDGSSAYRRASARCSSGNREAMVASESGSCVVGTSTLEISSSGSRIRDATGCAAAALRTAVDTANPMLAKLAAPIATASTAAGRPALGMVAL
- a CDS encoding CDP-alcohol phosphatidyltransferase family protein, giving the protein MDEWGRMLRAAHRAPLVALAAQPVLLAALTATAGLGPAGWGVGLACGVGGGVLFARALRRHGTVRLGPAGWLTLARATLAAGVAALAAETLAGAGSTTALVALAAVALALDYVDGRVARRTGTVSELGGRLDGEVDAFLIAALAVDVAPKVGAWVLAIGAARYAFLAAGWTVEWMRAPLPRRDWRKRVTAAQGLTLTAAAASVVPVAAIRVALAAALLLLAESFGRDVWWLWRHRDAPGPAAAPADRPSTPAVLAGGSGGGRTRARIQTALTVLAFLAVWLVLVAPNQPSRLSPEAFIRLPIEGVVVVALAVALPVRARRALAAVVGPLLGLLVFVKLLDIGFFMAFDRPFNPTDDWRYTRIGIETLHESVGRTTGNVALAGVVALLALGLALPTLAVFRVTGAAAGHRRTSLRAVGVLALAWVVCWTSGLHLLAGEPIASTSAAELAVREVRAVKLGLEDRARFAAQIRRDRYRGAPGARLLTALRGKDVLLVFVESYGKVAVEGSSFSPGVDAVLDAGTSQLRAAGFSSRSGWLTSPTFGGISWLAHSTMEAGVWVNTQGRYDQLVASRRVTLSDAFGRAGWRTVGDVPSDNRHWPEGTGFYHYDRVYDRRDVGYRGPTYAYASMPDQYVYLALQRLELARRDRPPVFAEVDLVSSHEPWTQIPPLIPWSEVGDGSVFYRLPVDMTGNGDTKAAYGRSIQYTLSTLFSFVRHYGRRNLVMVVLGDHQPAAIVSGEGASHQVPISVIAHDPSVIARISGWGWVDGMRPDSKAPVWPMSAFRDRFLTAFGPRPGSP
- a CDS encoding dihydrofolate reductase family protein; its protein translation is MSDRPYTVLSCSMSIDGYIGGPASRLLLSNDADFDRVDAVRASCDAILVGAATVRIDDPRLLVRSQARRHARTVGGQPPSPTKVTVTRRVALDAAASFFTTGDAEKLVYCPSPRVAEARTRLGSVATVVDGGHPVAMTAVSDDLAARGVARLMVEGGGEVHTQFLAEDLADELQLVVAPVFVGDSDAPRFVQDGCFPWNPGRRATLADVRQIGDVVLLRYALSDRYQPA
- a CDS encoding lysylphosphatidylglycerol synthase domain-containing protein, which encodes MMWRWARPASAAAVLVIVVWRLGGGPFLDGLRAVDAGALAAATLIGAVTTVCCAWRWTVVARALDIHISLPAAVAAYYRSLFLNLTLPGGVVGDIHRGVTHGREAKNMGRALRAVAWERGIGQAVQLALTVLVLLALPSPARSSMPVVVAGVAVAALGILLVRRRRPGHVRRVIAGDLRAGVLARRSLAPMAIASSAVVLGHATTFAIAARTAGASAPASRVLPLALLAMLAMVVPSLGGWGPREGAAAWVFGSAGLGAGLGVSTAVAYGVMVLVASLPGGLLLAGAWLRRGSSRRRPMPAAECRVAVATHQHGARRV
- a CDS encoding class I SAM-dependent methyltransferase, yielding MTVEAIRVAPEWLRLREGADAAARSTDLVSALLRHAADTGPWIVHDLACGTGAMTRWLAPHLPGPQRWVIHDRDEHLLGVAAGAVPQVSADGGRVDVEPRRSDITRLEPNDVARATLITASAVLDLLTAAELAAVVDLCAAAGCPVLLTLSVTGDVGLTPGHPLDARVACAFDAHQRRVTPGGRLLGPDAPATAAARFRRGGADVLVRPSPWRLGGADASLTEAWFTGWADAACEHEPELAAEIEGYVRDRLHQVRTGQLAATVGHADLLVLP
- a CDS encoding glycosyltransferase family 4 protein: MTPLHAVVPDGIDDPARPSGGNLYDSRVIRGLESLGRPVHVHAVPGSWPRTDTVSLAALAAVLGAIPDADIVLVDGLVASPAPHVVLPESRRLRLVVLVHMPLGQGAADADTAGGEGAVLSAAARIVTTSHWARSVLLDLHGLPAERVHVAEPGVDAAEIAPGTATGGALLCVAAVIPGKGHDVLVDALAGIAEIGWECVCAGTVDRDPGFAESLRRRMSAAGLAGRIRFEGAVPRAELHRMYAAADVLVLASRGETYGMVVTEALARGLPVVATDVGGIPEALGRAADGTRPGLLVPPDDARALAAQLRAWLTDDDLRRGLRRAAARRRSTLPGWSTTTSLIAGALEGAAR
- a CDS encoding 6-carboxytetrahydropterin synthase yields the protein MFSVTVRDHMMIAHSLRGAAFGPAQRLHGATYVIDATFRRAELDADGVVVDIGRASDALRAVLADLDYRNLDDEPELAALNTTTEQLARVIADRLAERIRAGDLGETAQTLDALVVTLHESHVAWAGYERAL
- a CDS encoding GFA family protein, with the translated sequence MSETLTGTCLCGGVEYEVRDPQSLGYCHCTRCQHWTGSSLAGVVVAKENFQFTKGQDLVKTYESHLAPRNFCSDCGSSLYDDLGAVYFVAAGLMPDLDMRPSFHQQVAYKAAWHEIGDDAPQYAEMPT